The window CGGCCCGGACCACGGCGTACGGCGCGACCGCGAGTCCGGCCTCTCGAAGCAAACGCTTCATCTGGTGCTTGTCCATCGCGGCGGCCGAGGCGAACACCCCCGATCCGACGTACGGCACGCCGGCCAGCTCGAGCAGCCCCTGAACGGTTCCGTCCTCGCCGTACGGCCCGTGCAGCAGCGGGAAGACCACGTCCACCCCGGCCAGCTCGGCGGGAAGAGCGGTGGGGTCACCGGGCAGCGCGAGCGATGCCCCGGCACCGGAGACGGCGGGCAGCTCGCGACCGTGCATCTCCAGCGCCTTCGCGTCGCCGCGCACCCAGCGCCCCTCCAGGGTGATCCCGATCGGAAGGACGTCGTAGTCGTGCGGGTCGAGGGCGCCGAGCACGCTGCCGGCAGTGACGCAGGAGATCGCGTGCTCGCTGCTGCGGCCGCCGAAGATCACGGCAACCCGGACCGGCCGGTGCTCGGCTGGCTCCGGGCTCACCGCTGGTAGGGCCGGACGGCACCGATGTAGTCGGGCCGGTCGATCGAGTCGTACCGGACGTCGACGCCGGTGTACGGCGCATCCACCATCTCGCCGCCGCCGACGTACATGCCGACGTGGTGGATGGTCGACGGGTCCGAGGTGTTGGTCGCGAAGAACACGAGGTCGCCCGGGCGCAGCTCGCTGCGGCTCACGTGGGCGCCTTCGTTCCACTGGTCGCCGGTGTAGTGCAGCAGGTGCACCCCGACCTGGTCGTAGGCCCACATCGTGAGCCCGGAGCAGTCGTAGGAGTTCGGGCCGGCCGCGCCCCACTGGTAGGGCTTGCCGATCTGCGACTCGGCGGCCTGCAGCGCGGCGAGCGCGGTCGCGGCGGACACGGTGCCGGAAAGGTTGCCGGACCGGCCGGAGTACGGGCTCGGACCGGACGAGCCCTGGGCCTGCCGGCGCGCGATTGCCCGCGCCCGGGCCGCCGCGATCGCGGCCAACCGCTCGCGCTGCAGCTTGGACACGTGCGCCTTGGCCTGGGTGAGCAGCAGGTTCAGGTGGTGCTGCGTCGTGCGCAGCTTCGCCAGCAGGACGCTCTGCCGGTGGACCGCCGCGAGCGCCGCCTGCTTCGCCCGGTTGGCCGCGGCCGCGGCTGCGGTCGCGATCGAGGCCACCGACTCCGCCTGCCGGCTGACCACGCCCTGGTAGATCTGCGCCGCCTCGAGCTG is drawn from Mycobacteriales bacterium and contains these coding sequences:
- a CDS encoding NlpC/P60 family protein, whose amino-acid sequence is MSAFRRLRVGAVVAALASLTTLAAAPVPALAAHGHGGPSAGQIAKSRREVASRERQVRAAAAAVERAKLALNRLNTSAEVAFEAYDEARVKLHAAQHAVHTAHVVLAGATQQVNSGEVRVHNFVTAAYETGGLSSLDAYLSPGGPAELVSRVGALAAVDTSEHTTLQQLEAAQIYQGVVSRQAESVASIATAAAAAANRAKQAALAAVHRQSVLLAKLRTTQHHLNLLLTQAKAHVSKLQRERLAAIAAARARAIARRQAQGSSGPSPYSGRSGNLSGTVSAATALAALQAAESQIGKPYQWGAAGPNSYDCSGLTMWAYDQVGVHLLHYTGDQWNEGAHVSRSELRPGDLVFFATNTSDPSTIHHVGMYVGGGEMVDAPYTGVDVRYDSIDRPDYIGAVRPYQR